Genomic DNA from Vicinamibacteria bacterium:
GGCGTTCACGACCGGTAGGCGATGATGCGAAATCGACCCTCGACGGTTTGATTCGGCTACTTCTTCCGTCGCGTCGTCTTCTTCGGCTTGGGGAGGATGTCTCCGTTGTCGACCCTCAGCTTGGGATCGGTGACTACGGTCGTGCCCCCGCGCAAGCCACGAGACGCTCAGCGAGGGACGGGTGAGCAGTCTCCTTCGATCGTCACCTGCGCGGTGGATTGGCAGGCTCCGAGGGCGTCCATGACCTCCTTCAGGAATTCATCGAGCGCGGCGAGCTCCGCGGGAGGGTTCGGGTACTCGTAGATGCTGCGTCGGCTCACGCCATCTCGGTTCAGGATGACGTAAGCCGCGCCGGCGTCGGCACAGTCGGGGCAGCCGTAGACGTCGTCGAGCGGTTGGGGAATGTCGGAGAGCAAGGTCGAAAGACCTGCGCTCCCGGCCGCCGTCAGGTGCCCCTGGCTCGAAGCGAGAACCTGGTTGCCCTCCCGGTCGGTGACGCGGTAGTCGAGGGTCTCGTTTTGAACCGTGAGCGTGCCGTTACATGACCCGAGGCAAAACCCAAACGACCAGCCTGCCTCGAGAAGGCGTGTGGCGGACGATGGAGCGAGCGCAGGCTCGTCGTTGCATCGGATCGCGAGCACCGCTGCGAAGAGGATCCAGCACCATCGAGCCCGCATGTCAGCGGAGACTCTCGGCAACTTTCTTCACCGTGCCGGCGAGAGCCGTGATACGCGCTTGATCGCTTTCGCTCGCCCCGGCGCCCTCGCGCTCGAGCTCCGTTGCCAGGGCGTCGAGCTCGTCCGCGGCTCCGCCGCCCACTTCCGCTCGAGCGAGAGCCGCGGTCAAAGCCGAAGCTCGCTCCGCTGAAATCGAGTGGGTCCGAGTGAGCTGGTCGAGGCGGGCGCGTGCCACCACCGGGCTCGCCGGCCATTCGATGCGTCGTTGCTGCTGCACGTTGACGACGTCGGGTGAGACGAGGCTCGCGGCATCGATCTCGTTTTGGGTCAGGTGCTCGCTCGGCACGAGCTTCAGCACGTCGAGGCCCCGGGCGATCTCGGTGCCGTAGATGTAACCGTCATACCAGTACGCGGACCAGTAGCCTCCCATCATGAGCTGCTTCCCGTCGATGGGACCACGGTCGAAATAGGCGATCTCGAAGGGGTTCGCGGAATCGGTGAAGTCGAAGACCGAGATGCCCCCCTGGTACCAGGCCTGGACCATGATGTCGCGTCCCGGCACGGGCACGAGCGATCCGTTGTGGGCGACGCAGTTCTCCTGCTCGGTTTGTGGGGCCGGCATCTTGTAGTGGCTTCGGAATACCAGCTTGCGATCGACGATGTCGTAAACCGCGTTCGCTCCCCACTCCTTGGGGTCGGAAGCCCGGCAGCGGGGACGTGCGCCGCCACCCCATTCATCGGTGAAGATCACTTTGGTGCCGTCGTTGTTGAACGTCGCCGAGTGCCAGTAGGCGAAGCTCGGGTCCACGACCTGGTCGAGCCGAACCGGATTCACCGGATCCGAGATATCGAGGAGGATGCCGTTTCCCGAGCACGCGCCCGCCGCCAGGCTAATCTCGGGGAACACGGTGATGTCGTGGCATTGATTGGTCTCGGAAGTCTTCTGGGTTCCCGGCCCGTGGTCCCCGCCCTTCCACAAGCCGGCAATTGCGCCGCTTTCGGGATCGGCAAAGATGCGCGGACGGGCCACGATGCGAGCCTCCTCGGGATGCGCCACCGGGACTCGGATGACGTCGATGCTGAAAAGCGCGGTGTTGGAATCCGCGTCCGGAGCCTTGTCCGAGCACTCGGCGAGCTCCTCACCGGAGCGTACCGAGCTCGTGCCCGAGCCGTAGAGGTACAGGTTACCCTCGTCATCGGGGTCGGTCACCAGGGTGTGCGTATGCGACCCTCGGCACGTCTGGATGGCGGCCACCTGTCGCGGCATCCGCACGTCGCTGATGTCGAAGATCCGAATGCCTCGGAAACGTGCGTCGCTCACCGGGTCGAGGACTCCCTCGAGGCCGCAGTCGACCCGGCCACTTGTCTGCTCGACCGACATGAAAAGGAGATTTCCGAGCACGGAAACGTCTCCCTGGCCTCCCGGGCACACGACCGAGCCGAGAAGGGCCGGCGTCGTCGGGTCCTCGACGTTGTACGTATTGAAACCGTGGTAGTTGCCCTCGAACAAAGTGTCCTTGGCGAAAGCGAGATCCGTGTTCGCGAAACTCAAAACGACGGGCCCTTGCGGCGGAGGCTCATCCTTGGTGTCCTCTTCCTTCTGACCTTCACCCGTCGTGTCCGGATCGGCGGCCACTTCGGTCTCCTCGGTCATTTCGGCCTTCTCCGGCTCCTTCGGGCTCTTGGAATCTCGCTCGGGAGGGATCGGCCGGCCGGCGGGCGCTTCGGGATCGAAGAAACCGGCAGGCTTCGGGAGCGTCGCCACCAGCTCCAGATTGAGGATCGCCTGGCCCGCGTCCCGAAATCCCGGGTCGAGGTGGGCTCGAGGATCGACGGAGAGCTCCGTGAGCATGGTTCCCATCCGTTC
This window encodes:
- a CDS encoding DUF305 domain-containing protein, which encodes MNLESIATAALVAAFVPLGIVESQTEQPPIVQPGAPGQPSKLISADEASVVPGDQFTEADVSFMQGMISHHAQALEMTELLATRSQRDVMHTLAKRIALSQEDEIKMMQEWLRSHGRDVPAVDAHHAHDAVLMPGMLTRDEMTRLEQARGIEFDRLFLELMIEHHRGALIMVEDLLAKPGGGQASDIFAFTSDITADQSMEIERMGTMLTELSVDPRAHLDPGFRDAGQAILNLELVATLPKPAGFFDPEAPAGRPIPPERDSKSPKEPEKAEMTEETEVAADPDTTGEGQKEEDTKDEPPPQGPVVLSFANTDLAFAKDTLFEGNYHGFNTYNVEDPTTPALLGSVVCPGGQGDVSVLGNLLFMSVEQTSGRVDCGLEGVLDPVSDARFRGIRIFDISDVRMPRQVAAIQTCRGSHTHTLVTDPDDEGNLYLYGSGTSSVRSGEELAECSDKAPDADSNTALFSIDVIRVPVAHPEEARIVARPRIFADPESGAIAGLWKGGDHGPGTQKTSETNQCHDITVFPEISLAAGACSGNGILLDISDPVNPVRLDQVVDPSFAYWHSATFNNDGTKVIFTDEWGGGARPRCRASDPKEWGANAVYDIVDRKLVFRSHYKMPAPQTEQENCVAHNGSLVPVPGRDIMVQAWYQGGISVFDFTDSANPFEIAYFDRGPIDGKQLMMGGYWSAYWYDGYIYGTEIARGLDVLKLVPSEHLTQNEIDAASLVSPDVVNVQQQRRIEWPASPVVARARLDQLTRTHSISAERASALTAALARAEVGGGAADELDALATELEREGAGASESDQARITALAGTVKKVAESLR